One region of Primulina tabacum isolate GXHZ01 chromosome 17, ASM2559414v2, whole genome shotgun sequence genomic DNA includes:
- the LOC142530935 gene encoding LOW QUALITY PROTEIN: uncharacterized protein LOC142530935 (The sequence of the model RefSeq protein was modified relative to this genomic sequence to represent the inferred CDS: inserted 1 base in 1 codon) produces the protein MIPLSSKLSSQIRFLIQSLDDSDSGSDFESIFLELCECTSHGTEGSILLLQICLDNLHVYVKDLKNMQMHPLFASLFKHIMDKPNFSTVLCQSLSTAATNGEYLQNLSNVLHLSPLEKIGMGLALSDSENLEIRMCGKNFCMSQIAEFSANPMASDSSELIQKILVFLSQSEGLSKYVDSFMQMLSLLQLKEESQFILAPFLSDELRDEKFFRHLDLFNEGDEDNFDTILEEMEKESSMADMMNELGYGCTANFSQCKEMLSLFLPLSDVTIAKILGTIARTYAGLDDSQNVFTTFFSALGGNIGLEQPSLNSWNVDVLVDSIKQLAPGINWINVMEKLDHENFYIPNETAFSFFMSVFKYACQDPFPLHAICGFIWKNVEGQLSFLKYAISMPPEVFTFAHSERQMAYDDVVTGHKFQSGQLNHAWTCHDLLEVLCQLAERGHANFVRSAIKNPLNHCPEILLLGMARVNTAYNLIQHEVSSAVLPMVLKNVSGNSLILHLWHEHPNMLLRGFIDAMNIDPDNYTRILDACQELKILLPVLDMIPSYFGIRLTALASRKEFMDLENWLSNKLVAYKDAFYEECLKFLKEVQLGAQDVSSDRFHPIGALVNIYLEAYPSFLKVLRSHVGVTSSSHLAEEMEKLHATSMRGNALLKDGGTADSTSPDSYADDIEKEANSYFHQMFSGLLAIDTMIQMLTRFKESPDRREQLIFECMIANLFEEYKFFSKYPERQLKIAAGLFGSLIKHQLVTHLTLGIALRAVLDALRKPADSKMFVFGTKALEQFVDRLIEWPQYCNHILQISHLRVTNVDLVTLIERALARISAAHTDQDIVHDATELHHGSIQPSSTNVETPSSSFLLSGLGSSQTGPPVALTVQLPQRSTSSLEERKPPVAPCNYLKPAQLAAGQATGAPSSDTASIQKSQSSVGASTHASSPGFPRSSRATSARFGSALNIETLITAAERREIPIETPASEIQDKISFIINNLSAANIEAKAKEFTEILNEHYYPWFARYMVMKRASIEPNFHDLYLKFLDKVNLKSLNKEVIQATYENCKVLLGSELIKSSSEERSLMKNLGSWLGKITIGKNQVLRAREIDPKSLIVEAYEKGLMIAVIPFTSKILEPCSNSLAYQPPNPWTMGILGLLVEIYAMPNLKINLKFDIEVLFKNLGVDLKEVTPTSLLKDKIREVEGNPDFSNKEVGSSQPQMVNEVKSGIIPTLNQVEQLLDVTPPLPGTHSHIISQYVAPLHTTSGSLADDEKLTSPGVTDQLSSAQCLPQVQSKFSVNQIPVPASNMEQQVIINKKLHALGLFLNFQSVLPISMDRAITEIVSSIVQRSVSIATQTTKELVLKDYALEHDETLIRNAAHLMVARLAGSLAHVTCKEPLRGSISSQLRGLLQGLSISSELLEQAIQLVTNDNLDLGCAVIEQAATEKAIQTIDGEIAQQLTIRRKHREGAGLTYFDSSMYAQGQTGVLPDALRPKPGRLSHSQQRVYEDFARLPWQNWSSQGSNAVPTVPITSSGSGAFSRQFASTSDQITTGIYTSGIANAGISSIPKHLKIGYEELDANASHLPSVSSTHIATVDTPTLRSLENDVSTFPLTSTPELHLTGPSNYLKEPESSMQSVIPTLASDHLGSNVLEPLLTTGDALDKYQTISEKLENLLISDAKEAEIQGVIAEVPAVVLRCIIRDEAALAVAQEAFKGLYEKAANRAHVSAHLAILAAIRDVSNLVVKELTSWVMYSDEDRKFNKDITVGLIGSELLNLAEYNVYMAKLIDTGRNKAATEFAISLIQTIVVNDSKVISELHNLVDALAKLAARPGSPESLQQLVEIAKNPTANPTTLPTVIVGKEDNMRSSKDKKAAGLPGPCNEDYSATESVEPDPAGLHEQVSMLFAEWYQICELPGANDTACACYVLHLQQRGLLNXAMIPQSIFFRRLTELSVSHCLSSEVINSSSSQSRVGQPLSFLAIDIYAKLVFSILKFFPVEQGPSKLSLLLKILAVTVKFIQKDAAEKTSSFNARPYFRLFINWLLDLCSLDPVFDGTNFQVLTALANAFHALQPLKIPGFSFAWLELVSHRSFMPKLLMVNAQKGWPYFHRLLVDLFQFMEPFLRLADLGESIQFLYKGTLRVLLVLLHDFPEFLCDYHFSFCDVIPPSCIQMRNIILSAFPRNMRLPDPSTPNLKIDLLAEISHTPRILSEVDAALKAKQIKNDVDEYLKTRQQGSSFLTELKQKILLTPSEGARSGSRYNVPLMNSLVLYVGVQAIHQPQARVSPYPQSMASMTAFLVSAALDIFLTLILDLDSEGRYLFLNAIGNQLRYPNNHTHYFSFILLYLFNESNQENIQEQITRVLLERLIVNRPHPWGLLITFIELIKNPRYNFWSRSFTRCAPEIEKLFESVSRSCGGPKSVDESVISGGIPDNMH, from the exons ATGATTCCGCTGTCATCGAAATTGTCTAGTCAAATCCGGTTTCTCATCCAGAGCTTGGATGACTCCGATTCGGGCTCCGACTTCGAATCGATTTTCCTGGAGCTTTGCGAG TGTACTTCACATGGAACTGAAGGAAGCATATTGCTACTCCAAATCTGTTTGGATAACTTGCATGTTTATGTGAAAGATTTGAAGAATATGCAGATGCATCCACTATTTGCTTCATTGTTTAAACATATTATGGATAAACCTAATTTCAGTACAGTTTTGTGTCAATCATTGAGTACTGCAGCTACAAATGGAGAATATTTGCAGAATCTTTCTAATGTGTTGCACTTATCACCATTAGAGAAAATTGGAATGGGCCTTGCTTTATCTGATTCAGAAAACCTTGAGATCAGAATGTGCG GGAAAAACTTTTGCATGAGTCAGATTGCAGAATTTAGTGCCAATCCCATGGCTTCAGATTCTTCTGAGCTAATTCAGAAAATTCTGGTGTTTCTTAGTCAATCTGAAGGTCTATCTAAGTATGTGGATTCATTCATGCAGATGTTATCTCTTCTGCAATTGAAGGAGGAATCCCAATTTATCTTAGCACCTTTCCTTTCTGATGAATTGCGTGACGAAAAATTCTTCAG GCATTTGGATTTATTCAACGAAGGTGATGAAGATAATTTTGATACCATTCTAGAAGAAATGGAGAAGGAAAGTAGCATGGCTGATATGATGAATGAATTAGGCTATGGATGCACTGCCAATTTCTCACAATGCAAAGAAATGTTGTCTTTATTCTTGCCCCTTTCTGATGTCACCATTGCAAAGATACTTGGCACAATTGCCCGAACTTATGCAGGTCTTGATGACAGTCAAAATGTGTTCACCACATTTTTTTCTGCGCTTGGTGGTAATATTGGTTTGGAGCAACCGTCTTTGAACTCCTGGAATGTAGATGTACTAGTGGATTCAATAAAGCAGCTC GCTCCTGGAATTAACTGGATAAATGTCATGGAGAAGCTGGACCACGAAAATTTTTATATCCCTAATGAGACAGCATTTTCCTTTTTTATGTCGGTGTTTAAATATGCATGTCAG GATCCATTTCCTCTTCATGCAATTTGCGGCTTTATTTGGAAGAATGTTGAGGGTCAGCTATCATTCTTAAAGTACGCCATCTCAATGCCACCCGAGGTGTTTACATTTGCTCATTCTGAGAGGCAAATG GCCTACGATGATGTTGTGACAGGGCATAAGTTTCAATCTGGCCAGTTAAATCATGCTTGGACCTGCCACGACCTCCTCGAGGTGTTATGTCAACTAGCTGAGAGGGGCCATGCAAATTTTGTGCGATCTGCTATTAAGAATCCTCTTAATCACTGCCCTGAAATTTTGCTTCTTGGGATGGCTCGCGTGAAT ACGGCATATAATCTTATCCAGCATGAAGTGTCTTCTGCTGTTCTTCCTATGGTACTCAAAAATGTTTCAGGAAACAGTTTAATACTTCATCTATGGCATGAACACCCAAACATGTTGTTGCGAGGATTCATAGATGCCATGAACATTGATCCTGACAACTATACTAGGATTCTGGATGCTTGCCAGGAATTAAAG ATCCTATTGCCGGTATTGGATATGATTCCTTCTTATTTTGGAATTCGACTTACTGCCCTTGCTTCTAGGAAAGAATTCATGGATCTTGAGAACTGGTTGAGCAATAAATTAGTTGCATACAAAGATGCTTTCTATGAG GAGTGTCTCAAGTTTCTGAAGGAGGTTCAGCTTGGAGCTCAGGATGTTTCTTCTGATCGCTTTCACCCCATTGGTGCTCTTGTGAATATTTATTTGGAAGCATATCCCTCTTTCTTAAAG GTCCTTCGGTCTCATGTTGGTGTCACTTCGTCCAGTCATTTGGCCGAGGAAATGGAAAAATTGCATGCCACTTCCATGCGTGGTAATGCACTACTTAAAGATGGTGGGACTGCTGACTCCACCTCTCCTGATAGTTACGCTGATGATATCGAGAAAGAAGCAAATTCATACTTCCATCAAATGTTTTCGGGTCTACTTGCTATTGATACGATGATTCAAATGCTTACTCGTTTCAAGGAATCTCCGGACAGAAG AGAGCAGTTGATTTTTGAGTGCATGATTGCTAATCTGTTCGAGGAGTACAAGTTCTTTTCCAAGTACCCTGAAAGGCAGTTGAAAATTGCCGCAGGTCTCTTTG GGTCACTCATCAAACATCAACTTGTGACGCATCTCACCCTCGGTATCGCTTTGCGAGCTGTTTTAGATGCTCTGCGGAAACCTGCCGATTCAAAA ATGTTTGTTTTTGGGACTAAGGCACTGGAACAATTTGTTGACCGCCTCATAGAGTGGCCGCAGTACTGCAATCATATTCTGCAAATATCTCATTTGCGTGTTACAAATGTGGACCTTGTTACATTGATTGAGAGGGCACTCGCTAGGATTTCAGCAGCTCATACTGATCAAGACATTGTCCATGACGCTACTGAGCTTCATCATGGTTCTATCCAGCCATCTTCTACTAATGTGGAG ACTCCGAGCTCGTCTTTTTTGTTATCTGGACTGGGGAGCTCACAGACTGGGCCGCCAGTCGCCCTTACTGTCCAACTTCCCCAAAGATCTACTAGTTCTTTAGAAGAGAGAAAACCCCCTGTGGCGCCATGTAATTACCTAAAGCCAGCACAATTAGCAGCAGGGCAGGCTACTGGTGCTCCTTCAAGTGATACAGCTAGCATTCAGAAG TCTCAGAGTTCTGTTGGTGCATCAACGCATGCTTCCTCTCCTGGTTTTCCACGTTCATCTCGAGCTACCTCAGCAA GGTTTGGCTCTGCCTTAAACATTGAAACTCTTATCACTGCAGCCGAAAGAAGAGAGATTCCAATAGAG ACACCTGCTTCTGAAATTCAGGATAAGATATCTTTTATCATTAATAATTTGTCTGCTGCCAATATTGAGGCTAAAGCTAAAGAATTTACTGAGATTCTGAATGAGCACTATTATCCCTGGTTTGCTCGGTATATGGTCATGAAGAG AGCAAGCATTGAGCCAAATTTTCATGATCTGTACTTAAAGTTCCTTGATAAAGTAAACCTGAAGTCTTTGAACAAAGAGGTTATACAAGCCACTTATGAGAACTGCAAG GTACTTCTAGGGTCAGAACTCATAAAGTCAAGTTCGGAAGAGCGTTCATTGATGAAAAATTTAGGAAGCTGGCTTGGGAAGATTACTATCGGGAAAAATCAAGTTTTAAGGGCACGGGAGATTGATCCGAAATCTCTGATTGTGGAG GCGTATGAGAAGGGACTTATGATTGCTGTCATTCCTTTTACATCCAAG ATTCTAGAACCATGTTCTAACAGTCTTGCTTATCAACCTCCAAACCCTTGGACAATGGGTATACTTGGATTGCTTGTTGAGATTTATGCAATgcctaatttaaaaataaatctcaAGTTTGATATAGAG GTCCTGTTCAAGAACCTTGGTGTAGATTTAAAAGAAGTAACACCTACTTCTCTTCTCAAAGACAAAATTCGAGAAGTTGAAGGTAATCCTGATTTTTCCAATAAAGAAGTAGGATCTTCACAACCTCAAATGGTAAATGAGGTGAAGTCTGGAATAATACCTACACTAAACCAAGTTGAGCAACTGCTTGATGTTACTCCACCTCTTCCGGGTACTCATTCACATATCATATCTCAG TATGTGGCTCCCCTTCATACCACATCTGGCTCATTGGCTGACGATGAGAAGTTGACAAGTCCGGGAGTAACAGATCAGCTTTCTTCTGCTCAATGTCTTCCCCAAGTACAGTCCAAGTTTTCCGTTAACCAG ATTCCTGTGCCAGCCTCTAATATGGAACAGCAAGTTATTATCAATAAAAAGCTCCATGCATTGGGCCTGTTCTTGAATTTCCAGAG TGTACTTCCAATTTCCATGGATCGAGCTATCACAGAGATAGTGTCCAGCATTGTGCAGCGAAGTGTTTCTATTGCAACTCAGACAACAAAGGAACTTGTTTTGAAG GACTATGCTTTGGAGCATGATGAAACCCTCATACGTAACGCAGCACATTTGATGGTGGCAAGATTGGCTGGGAGTCTAGCACATGTGACATGCAAG GAACCTTTGCGTGGTTCAATATCAAGCCAGCTTAGGGGTTTGCTTCAGGGCTTGAGCATATCGAGTGAACTTTTAGAGCAAGCAATTCAACTTGTGACCAATGACAATCTGGACCTCGGCTGTGCGGTGATTGAACAAGCTGCCACAGAAAAG GCAATTCAAACTATTGATGGGGAAATTGCCCAGCAACTTACTATCAGGAGGAAACATAGAGAGGGTGCTGGTCTCACATATTTTGACTCTAGCATGTATGCCCAAGGTCAAACGGGTGTTTTACCGGATGCCCTTCGCCCAAAACCTGGACGCCTGTCACATTCGCAGCAGCGTGTTTATGAG gaTTTTGCACGGTTGCCGTGGCAGAATTGGTCCAGTCAGGGTTCAAATGCTGTACCTACTGTTCCCATTACTTCATCTGGCAGTGGGGCTTTCTCTCGGCAATTTGCATCCACATCTGACCAAATAACTACTGGCATTTATACATCTGGCATTGCAAATGCGGGAATTAGCTCCATTCCCAAGCATCTGAAAATTGGTTATGAGGAGTTAGATGCCAATGCATCCCATCTTCCTAG TGTTTCTTCCACACATATTGCGACTGTTGATACTCCTACTCTGCGAAGTCTTGAAAATGATGTTTCTACTTTCCCCCTCACTTCTACACCTGAATTGCATTTGACAGGACCTTCGAATTATTTAAAA GAACCAGAGTCTTCGATGCAGTCTGTTATCCCAACTTTGGCATCAGACCATCTTGGAAGCAATGTTTTGGAGCCTTTGTTAACCACAGGTGATGCACTGGATAAGTACCAGACTATTTCAGAGAAG CTTGAAAATCTATTGATTAGTGATGCCAAGGAAGCAGAAATCCAG GGAGTTATAGCTGAGGTTCCTGCTGTCGTCCTCAGGTGCATAATCCGAGATGAGGCTGCTCTGGCAGTTGCTCAAGAG GCTTTCAAGGGCTTGTATGAAAAGGCAGCAAACCGAGCTCATGTCAGTGCTCACCTAGCAATCTTGGCTGCCATTCGTGATGTTAGCAATCTTGTTGTTAAGGAGCTCACTAGTTGG GTAATGTACTCAGATGAGGACCGGAAGTTCAATAAGGATATCACTGTTGGTCTTATTGGCAGTGAACTATTAAATCTTGCTGAGTACAACGTCTATATGGCAAAGCTAATTGATACAGGAAGAAATA AGGCTGCCACGGAATTTGCCATTTCTCTTATCCAAACAATAGTTGTCAATGATTCTAAAGTGATATCAGAACTACACAATCTTGTTGATGCTCTGGCAAAG CTTGCTGCAAGGCCTGGATCTCCCGAGTCACTGCAACAGCTAGTTGAGATTGCTAAGAACCCTACTGCAAATCCTACGACCTTGCCTACTGTAATTGTTGGGAAGGAAGACAATATGAGATCATCTAAAGACAAAAAG GCCGCTGGGCTACCTGGGCCATGCAACGAAGACTACTCGGCCACAGAATCCGTGGAACCAGATCCCGCTGGTCTGCATGAGCAG GTCTCCATGCTGTTTGCAGAGTGGTACCAAATATGTGAGCTTCCTGGAGCGAATGATACAGCTTGCGCTTGTTATGTCTTACACTTACAGCAGAGGGGCCTGCTTA TGGCGATGATACCTCAGAGCATTTTTTTCCGCCGGCTCACG GAACTTTCAGTGTCACACTGCTTATCTTCTGAGGTGATCAATTCTAGCTCTTCCCAGTCACGTGTGGGACAACCTTTGTCATTCCTTGCTATTGACATCTATGCGAAATTGGTCTTCTCAATTCTGAAG TTTTTCCCTGTTGAGCAAGGGCCTAGTAAACTCTCTCTTTTGCTTAAG ATTCTTGCTGTCACCGTGAAGTTTATTCAAAAAGATGCTGCAGAGAAGACATCCTCGTTTAATGCCAGGCCATATTTTAGGTTGTTTATTAACTGGTTGTTGGATTTGTGTTCCTTGGACCCAGTTTTTGATGGCACAAATTTCCAG GTTTTGACTGCTTTAGCAAATGCTTTCCATGCTCTTCAGCCTCTCAAGATTCCAGGGTTCAG CTTTGCTTGGCTCGAGTTAGTGAGTCATAGAAGTTTCATGCCAAAATTACTCATGGTAAATGCACAGAAGGGATGGCCTTATTTTCATAGACTTCTTGTAGACTTGTTCCAGTTCATGGAGCCATTCCTGAGACTTGCTGACCTGGGAGAGTCG ATACAATTTCTTTATAAAGGGACACTCAGGGTCTTGTTGGTGCTACTCCATGATTTCCCGGAGTTCCTTTGTGATTATCATTTCAGCTTCTGTGATGTCATTCCACCAAGTTGCATACAGATGCGAAATATAATCCTAAGTGCATTCCCTCGCAATATGAGGTTGCCGGATCCATCTACCCCCAACCTAAAG ATTGACCTACTGGCGGAAATCAGTCACACACCACGAATTCTCTCTGAGGTTGATGCAGCTCTTAAAGCAAAGCAGATCAAGAATGATGTGGATGAGTATCTCAAG ACAAGGCAGCAAGGGTCTTCATTTCTTACTGAGTTGAAGCAGAAGATTTTGCTTACTCCGTCTGAAGGAGCTCGGTCTGGGAGTCGTTACAATGTTCCTCTCATGAACTCTCTTGTCCTTTATGTTGGGGTGCAG GCCATCCATCAGCCGCAAGCCAGAGTTTCACCATACCCGCAGTCCATGGCTAGCATGACTGCTTTCTTGGTTAGTGCTGCTCTTGACATTTTCCTGACATTGATACTTGATCTGGACTCAGAGGGCCGTTACCTGTTCTTGAATGCTATCGGGAACCAGTTACGCTATCCAAACAACCACACTCATTACTTCTCTTTCATCCTTCTTTACCTGTTTAACGAATCAAATCAG GAAAATATTCAGGAGCAAATCACCCGGGTCCTACTTGAACGACTAATTGTTAATAGGCCTCATCCTTGGGGACTTCTAATCACGTTTATTGAGCTCATCAAG AATCCCCGATACAATTTCTGGAGCCGGTCTTTTACAAGGTGCGCGCCTGAGATTGAGAAGCTTTTTGAATCGGTATCAAGATCATGTGGGGGTCCAAAGTCAGTCGACGAGAGTGTAATTTCGGGTGGCATACCTGATAATATGCACTAA